Proteins found in one Panicum hallii strain FIL2 chromosome 4, PHallii_v3.1, whole genome shotgun sequence genomic segment:
- the LOC112888786 gene encoding exportin-7-A isoform X1, with translation MSSMESLAQLEVLCEKLYNSRDSAERAHAESTLKCFSENSEYISQCQYILDNASTPYALMLASSSLLKQVSDRSLSLQLRLDIRSYVINYLASRGPKLQNFVIVSLIQLVCRITKFGWFDDDRFRETVKEATDFLGLASQDHYFIGLKILNNLVTEMNQPNPAMPMTHHRKIASSFKDQFLLQIFQISLTSLNQLKSEAPDDFGHVPLDLALKCLSFDFVGSPVDESSEEFGTVQLPASWRPLLQDPSTVQIFFDYYKVNDSRVSKEALECLVRLASVRRSIFVEDPARSQFLSHLMSGTKEILQTGQGLADHDNYHEFCRLLGRFKVNYQLAELLSVEFYGEWIGLVAEFTTRSLLSWQWASNSVYYLLSLWSRLVTSVPYLKGETPSLLDETVPKITEGFITSRINSVQAILADNSLENPLDSVEVLQDQLEFLPYLCRFQYQNSSLYIINIMEPLLQAYTERSRLPAPGDADELSVIEGQIAWMVHIIAAILKIRQTVGVSQESQELIDAELSARVLKLISMTDTGAHAQRYKELSKQRLDRAILIFVQNFRRSYVGDQAMHSSKQLYTRLSELLGLNDHLVLLNVIIGKIATNLKCYAECEDVIDHTLSLFLELASGYMTGKLLLKLESVKFIIASHSQENFPFLAEYRCSRSRTTFYYILGSLVFMEDSPVKFRTFMEPLQQVAFNLEATPDAAFWNDVAKRAFIGWMRDLRGIAMATNSRKTYGLLFDWLYPSRMPLLLRAITLWADEPEVTTPLLKFMCEFVLNKAQRLTFDSASPNGILLFREVSKIIVAYGSRILLLPNGTDIYGSKYKGIWISLTVLSRALCGNYVNFGVFELYGDRALADALDISLKMTLSVPLSDVLAFRKLSKAYFGYMEVLFNNHIKFVLNLDTNTFVHIVSSLESGLKGLDTGISTQCASAIDSLAAFYFNNITAGDTPPSPAALNLARHIGEFPSLFPQILRTLFEIILFEDAGNQWSLSRPILSLIMTSEQMFSDLRAHILASQAVDQQQRLSQCFDKLMTDVNRNLEPKNRDRFTQNLTTFRHDFRMK, from the exons ATGTCATCAATGGAGAGCCTAGCACAGTTAGAGGTGCTGTGTGAAAAGCTTTATAATTCTAGAGACTCGGCTGAGAGAGCGCATGCAGAAAGCACCCTCAAGTGCTTCTCAGAGAACAGCGAGTACATTTCACAGTGTCAATACATTTTGGACAATGCTTCAACTCCATACGCTCTGATGTTGGCGAGTTCAAGCTTGTTGAAGCAAGTTTCGGACCGCAGTCTTTCTTTGCAGCTCCGCCTCGATATAC GGAGTTATGTCATAAACTATCTTGCTTCAAGGGGGCCCAAATTGCAGAACTTTGTCATTGTGTCCCTAATTCAGCTGGTTTGTCGAATCACAAAATTTGGATGGTTTGATGATGACAGATTCAGAGAGACTGTGAAGGAAGCAACGGATTTCTTAGGTCTT GCATCTCAGGATCATTATTTCATAGGATTGAAGATACTAAACAATCTCGTAACAGAAATGAACCAG CCAAACCCTGCGATGCCTATGACACATCATAGGAAAATTGCGAGCTCATTCAAGGACCAGTTCCTTCTACAGATTTTCCAAATTTCACTAACCTCACTAAACCAACTGAAGAGTGAAG CTCCGGATGACTTTGGACATGTTCCTCTTGACCTTGCATTGAAGTGCTTGTCATTTGACTTTGTTGGTTCTCCAGTGGACGAAAGCTCTGAAGAATTTGGAACGGTGCAG CTTCCTGCATCTTGGAGGCCTCTCCTACAAGATCCTTCCACTGTCCAGATCTTTTTTGATTACTACAAAGTTAATGACTCACGTGTTTCTAAAGAG GCTTTGGAATGTCTGGTGCGACTTGCTTCTGTCAGGCGCAGTATTTTTGTTGAGGACCCTGCAAGGTCCCAGTTTCTTTCTCATCTGATGTCAGGCACAAAGGAAATACTTCAAACTGGCCAAG GTCTTGCTGATCATGACAACTACCATGAGTTCTGCCGTCTTTTGGGACGTTTCAAAGTGAACTACCAG CTGGCAGAGCTTCTGAGTGTTGAGTTTTATGGTGAATGGATTGGTCTAGTAGCTGAATTTACAACTAGATCCTTGCTGTCATGGCAG TGGGCCAGCAATAGTGTCTACTATCTTCTAAGTCTTTGGTCAAGGCTGGTGACATCTGTGCCTTACTTGAAAGGTGAAACGCCAAGTCTGCTTGATGAAACCGTTCCCAAAATCACAGAGGGTTTCATCACTTCTAGAATTAATTCTGTTCAG GCCATCCTTGCTGACAACTCATTGGAAAATCCTTTGGATAGCGTGGAAGTTCTCCAGGACCAGTTGGAGTTTCTTCCTTACCTTTGCAGATTCCAG TACCAAAACAGTAGTCTGTACATCATAAACATCATGGAACCTCTTCTGCAAGCTTACACG GAAAGGTCAAGATTACCCGCTCCTGGAGATGCTGATGAGCTCTCTGTCATTGAAGGACAAATTGCATGGATGGTCCACATAATTGCAGCCATTCTCAAAATTAGGCAGACCGTTGGTGTTAG CCAAGAATCACAAGAATTAATTGATGCAGAACTATCTGCCCGTGTGTTAAAGTTGATAAGTATGACTGATACAGGGGCCCACGCACAG AGATACAAAGAATTAAGTAAGCAAAGGCTTGATCGAGCTATTCTAATCTTTGTGCAAAATTTCAGAAGGTCATATGTAGGAGACCAAGCCATGCATTCTTCAAAG CAGTTGTATACAAGATTGTCTGAGCTTCTAGGGCTGAATGACCATTTAGTTTTACTCAATGTTATCATTGGGAAAATTGCTACAAATCTGAAGTGCTATGCTGAG TGTGAGGATGTTATTGATCATACTCTGTCCCTATTCCTGGAGCTTGCATCTGG CTATATGACTGGAAAGCTGCTGCTCAAGCTGGAGAGTGTAAAGTTCATCATCGCAAGTCATTCT CAGGAGAATTTCCCATTTCTTGCAGAGTACAGATGTTCCCGTAGTAGAACTACGTTCTATTACATCCTTGGCTCCTTAGTCTTCATGGAAGACAGCCCTGTAAAATTCAGGACTTTCATGGAACCACTTCAGCAG GTTGCATTTAACCTGGAGGCAACTCCTGATGCTGCTTTCTGGAATGATGTTGCTAAGCGTGCATTTATTGGTTGGATGAGAGATCTACGAGGCATTGCGATGGCCACCAACAG CCGCAAGACCTATGGCCTCCTATTTGACTGGCTGTATCCATCTCGCATGCCACTTCTGTTGAGAGCCATCACACTGTGGGCAGATGAACCAGAG GTCACCACACCCTTGCTCAAGTTCATGTGTGAATTTGTTTTGAACAAAGCTCAAAGGTTGACATTTGATTCAGCATCACCAAATGGAATCCTTTTGTTCCGAGAGGTTAGCAAGATAATTGTGGCTTACGGGTCGCGAATTCTATTGCTTCCCAATGGCACAGATATTTATGGAAGTAAATACAAAGGCATATGGATCTCTCTGACTGTTCTTTCAAGGG CTTTGTGTGGGAACTATGTCAATTTTGGTGTATTTGAGCTCTATGGTGACAGAGCACTTGCAGATGCCCTTGATATATCTCTAAAGATGACCCTCTCAGTTCCATTATCTGATGTATTGGCATTCAGAAAG CTGTCGAAAGCATACTTTGGATATATGGAAGTTCTGTTCAACAACCATATCAAGTTTGTTCTCAATTTGGACACAAACACATTCGTACATATTGTCAGCTCTCTTGAGTCTGGCTTAAAAGGTCTAGATACAGGGATATCAACACAG TGTGCTTCTGCCATTGACAGCCTGGCAGCCTTTTATTTCAACAACATTACAGCTGGTGACACACCTCCGTCACCAGCTGCATTAAATCTCGCTCGGCATATTGGAGAGTTCCCTAGTTTGTTTCCTCAG ATACTGAGGACACTTTTTGAGATCATCCTCTTTGAGGATGCTGGTAACCAGTGGAGTCTCAGTAGGCCAATATTGAGCTTGATAATGACTAGTGAACAG ATGTTCAGTGACCTGAGAGCGCACATATTAGCATCACAG GCTGTCGACCAACAACAACGCCTTTCCCAATGCTTTGATAAGCTGATGACCGATGTCAACAGGAACTTGGAACCTAAGAACCGAGACAGATTCACTCAAAATCTGACTACATTTAGACATGATTTCCGGATGAAGTAA
- the LOC112889140 gene encoding probable long-chain-alcohol O-fatty-acyltransferase 4 has product MHHSVATVPLAVTAGMLYARAAAASTRPGPGRLFAFTPVLALLLVLPFSVPLYGARGLAAFFLVWLGEFKLLLLAFGRGPLDPALRPLPFVFTASLPVKLRQSRSQAADAAVTTAGTVALPLLSSGIKVAVMASVFSLLFRSKDTLHPYAAFALYGVVMYCVLDSLLPCLAVAGRALGMEMEPQFDRPYLSASLGDFWGRRWNLVASAALRAAVHDPVRARLGAPAGVLAAFLVSGLMHEVVLYYLTFRAPTGRVTAFFALHGACVCAERWCARRCVGRARPPRVVATPLVMGFVVGTAFWLFFPAIFGDGMDDLYLAENAALASLFLDAGAWLLRLVGLGQ; this is encoded by the coding sequence ATGCACCACTCCGTCGCCACCGTCCCGCTGGCGGTCACCGCCGGCATGCTatacgcgcgcgccgccgccgcgtccaccCGCCCGGGCCCGGGCCGCCTCTTTGCTTTCACCCCGGTGCTCGCCcttctcctcgtgctccccttCTCCGTCCCGCTCTACGGCGCCCGGGGCCTCGCCGCCTTCTTCCTGGTCTGGCTCGGCGAGTTcaagctcctcctcctcgccttcGGCCGCGGCCCGCTCGACCCGGCCCTCCGCCCCCTCCCGTTCGTGTTCACCGCCTCGCTCCCCGTCAAGCTCCGGCAGTCGCGGAGCCAAGCGGCGGACGCTGCCGTTACCACGGCGGGGACGGTCGCTCTGCCCCTCCTGTCGTCCGGCATCAAGGTCGCCGTCATGGCGTCCGTTTTCAGCCTCCTCTTCCGCTCCAAGGACACGCTGCACCCCTACGCCGCCTTCGCCCTCTACGGCGTCGTCATGTACTGCGTCCTCGACTCCCTCCTGCCGTGCCTCGCCGTGGCGGGGAGGGCGCTGGGCATGGAGATGGAGCCGCAGTTCGACCGGCCGTACCTCTCGGCCTCGCTCGGGGACTTCTGGGGCCGACGGTGGAACCTGGTGGCGTCCGCGGCGCTCCGCGCGGCGGTCCACGACCCCGTCCGGGCACGCCTCGGCGCCCCCGCCGGCGTGCTCGCCGCGTTCCTCGTGTCGGGCCTCATGCACGAGGTGGTGCTCTACTACCTCACGTTCCGGGCGCCCACGGGGCGGGTCACGGCCTTCTTCGCGCTGCACGGCGCGTGCGTCTGCGCCGAGCGGTGGTGCGCGCGCCGGTGCGTCGGGCGGGCGAGGCCGCCGCGCGTGGTGGCGACGCCGCTCGTCATGGGGTTCGTGGTGGGCACGGCGTTCTGGCTGTTCTTCCCGGCTATCTTCGGCGACGGGATGGACGACCTCTACCTCGCCGAGAACGCTGCGCTGGCGTCGTTGTTCCTTGATGCGGGGGCATGGTTGCTACGGCTGGTCGGCCTCGGCCAGTGA
- the LOC112888786 gene encoding exportin-7-A isoform X3 — protein sequence MSSMESLAQLEVLCEKLYNSRDSAERAHAESTLKCFSENSEYISQCQYILDNASTPYALMLASSSLLKQVSDRSLSLQLRLDIRSYVINYLASRGPKLQNFVIVSLIQLVCRITKFGWFDDDRFRETVKEATDFLGLASQDHYFIGLKILNNLVTEMNQPNPAMPMTHHRKIASSFKDQFLLQIFQISLTSLNQLKSEAPDDFGHVPLDLALKCLSFDFVGSPVDESSEEFGTVQLPASWRPLLQDPSTVQIFFDYYKVNDSRVSKEALECLVRLASVRRSIFVEDPARSQFLSHLMSGTKEILQTGQGLADHDNYHEFCRLLGRFKVNYQLAELLSVEFYGEWIGLVAEFTTRSLLSWQWASNSVYYLLSLWSRLVTSVPYLKGETPSLLDETVPKITEGFITSRINSVQAILADNSLENPLDSVEVLQDQLEFLPYLCRFQYQNSSLYIINIMEPLLQAYTERSRLPAPGDADELSVIEGQIAWMVHIIAAILKIRQTVGVSQESQELIDAELSARVLKLISMTDTGAHAQRYKELSKQRLDRAILIFVQNFRRSYVGDQAMHSSKQLYTRLSELLGLNDHLVLLNVIIGKIATNLKCYAECEDVIDHTLSLFLELASGYMTGKLLLKLESVKFIIASHSENFPFLAEYRCSRSRTTFYYILGSLVFMEDSPVKFRTFMEPLQQVAFNLEATPDAAFWNDVAKRAFIGWMRDLRGIAMATNSRKTYGLLFDWLYPSRMPLLLRAITLWADEPEVTTPLLKFMCEFVLNKAQRLTFDSASPNGILLFREVSKIIVAYGSRILLLPNGTDIYGSKYKGIWISLTVLSRALCGNYVNFGVFELYGDRALADALDISLKMTLSVPLSDVLAFRKLSKAYFGYMEVLFNNHIKFVLNLDTNTFVHIVSSLESGLKGLDTGISTQCASAIDSLAAFYFNNITAGDTPPSPAALNLARHIGEFPSLFPQILRTLFEIILFEDAGNQWSLSRPILSLIMTSEQMFSDLRAHILASQAVDQQQRLSQCFDKLMTDVNRNLEPKNRDRFTQNLTTFRHDFRMK from the exons ATGTCATCAATGGAGAGCCTAGCACAGTTAGAGGTGCTGTGTGAAAAGCTTTATAATTCTAGAGACTCGGCTGAGAGAGCGCATGCAGAAAGCACCCTCAAGTGCTTCTCAGAGAACAGCGAGTACATTTCACAGTGTCAATACATTTTGGACAATGCTTCAACTCCATACGCTCTGATGTTGGCGAGTTCAAGCTTGTTGAAGCAAGTTTCGGACCGCAGTCTTTCTTTGCAGCTCCGCCTCGATATAC GGAGTTATGTCATAAACTATCTTGCTTCAAGGGGGCCCAAATTGCAGAACTTTGTCATTGTGTCCCTAATTCAGCTGGTTTGTCGAATCACAAAATTTGGATGGTTTGATGATGACAGATTCAGAGAGACTGTGAAGGAAGCAACGGATTTCTTAGGTCTT GCATCTCAGGATCATTATTTCATAGGATTGAAGATACTAAACAATCTCGTAACAGAAATGAACCAG CCAAACCCTGCGATGCCTATGACACATCATAGGAAAATTGCGAGCTCATTCAAGGACCAGTTCCTTCTACAGATTTTCCAAATTTCACTAACCTCACTAAACCAACTGAAGAGTGAAG CTCCGGATGACTTTGGACATGTTCCTCTTGACCTTGCATTGAAGTGCTTGTCATTTGACTTTGTTGGTTCTCCAGTGGACGAAAGCTCTGAAGAATTTGGAACGGTGCAG CTTCCTGCATCTTGGAGGCCTCTCCTACAAGATCCTTCCACTGTCCAGATCTTTTTTGATTACTACAAAGTTAATGACTCACGTGTTTCTAAAGAG GCTTTGGAATGTCTGGTGCGACTTGCTTCTGTCAGGCGCAGTATTTTTGTTGAGGACCCTGCAAGGTCCCAGTTTCTTTCTCATCTGATGTCAGGCACAAAGGAAATACTTCAAACTGGCCAAG GTCTTGCTGATCATGACAACTACCATGAGTTCTGCCGTCTTTTGGGACGTTTCAAAGTGAACTACCAG CTGGCAGAGCTTCTGAGTGTTGAGTTTTATGGTGAATGGATTGGTCTAGTAGCTGAATTTACAACTAGATCCTTGCTGTCATGGCAG TGGGCCAGCAATAGTGTCTACTATCTTCTAAGTCTTTGGTCAAGGCTGGTGACATCTGTGCCTTACTTGAAAGGTGAAACGCCAAGTCTGCTTGATGAAACCGTTCCCAAAATCACAGAGGGTTTCATCACTTCTAGAATTAATTCTGTTCAG GCCATCCTTGCTGACAACTCATTGGAAAATCCTTTGGATAGCGTGGAAGTTCTCCAGGACCAGTTGGAGTTTCTTCCTTACCTTTGCAGATTCCAG TACCAAAACAGTAGTCTGTACATCATAAACATCATGGAACCTCTTCTGCAAGCTTACACG GAAAGGTCAAGATTACCCGCTCCTGGAGATGCTGATGAGCTCTCTGTCATTGAAGGACAAATTGCATGGATGGTCCACATAATTGCAGCCATTCTCAAAATTAGGCAGACCGTTGGTGTTAG CCAAGAATCACAAGAATTAATTGATGCAGAACTATCTGCCCGTGTGTTAAAGTTGATAAGTATGACTGATACAGGGGCCCACGCACAG AGATACAAAGAATTAAGTAAGCAAAGGCTTGATCGAGCTATTCTAATCTTTGTGCAAAATTTCAGAAGGTCATATGTAGGAGACCAAGCCATGCATTCTTCAAAG CAGTTGTATACAAGATTGTCTGAGCTTCTAGGGCTGAATGACCATTTAGTTTTACTCAATGTTATCATTGGGAAAATTGCTACAAATCTGAAGTGCTATGCTGAG TGTGAGGATGTTATTGATCATACTCTGTCCCTATTCCTGGAGCTTGCATCTGG CTATATGACTGGAAAGCTGCTGCTCAAGCTGGAGAGTGTAAAGTTCATCATCGCAAGTCATTCT GAGAATTTCCCATTTCTTGCAGAGTACAGATGTTCCCGTAGTAGAACTACGTTCTATTACATCCTTGGCTCCTTAGTCTTCATGGAAGACAGCCCTGTAAAATTCAGGACTTTCATGGAACCACTTCAGCAG GTTGCATTTAACCTGGAGGCAACTCCTGATGCTGCTTTCTGGAATGATGTTGCTAAGCGTGCATTTATTGGTTGGATGAGAGATCTACGAGGCATTGCGATGGCCACCAACAG CCGCAAGACCTATGGCCTCCTATTTGACTGGCTGTATCCATCTCGCATGCCACTTCTGTTGAGAGCCATCACACTGTGGGCAGATGAACCAGAG GTCACCACACCCTTGCTCAAGTTCATGTGTGAATTTGTTTTGAACAAAGCTCAAAGGTTGACATTTGATTCAGCATCACCAAATGGAATCCTTTTGTTCCGAGAGGTTAGCAAGATAATTGTGGCTTACGGGTCGCGAATTCTATTGCTTCCCAATGGCACAGATATTTATGGAAGTAAATACAAAGGCATATGGATCTCTCTGACTGTTCTTTCAAGGG CTTTGTGTGGGAACTATGTCAATTTTGGTGTATTTGAGCTCTATGGTGACAGAGCACTTGCAGATGCCCTTGATATATCTCTAAAGATGACCCTCTCAGTTCCATTATCTGATGTATTGGCATTCAGAAAG CTGTCGAAAGCATACTTTGGATATATGGAAGTTCTGTTCAACAACCATATCAAGTTTGTTCTCAATTTGGACACAAACACATTCGTACATATTGTCAGCTCTCTTGAGTCTGGCTTAAAAGGTCTAGATACAGGGATATCAACACAG TGTGCTTCTGCCATTGACAGCCTGGCAGCCTTTTATTTCAACAACATTACAGCTGGTGACACACCTCCGTCACCAGCTGCATTAAATCTCGCTCGGCATATTGGAGAGTTCCCTAGTTTGTTTCCTCAG ATACTGAGGACACTTTTTGAGATCATCCTCTTTGAGGATGCTGGTAACCAGTGGAGTCTCAGTAGGCCAATATTGAGCTTGATAATGACTAGTGAACAG ATGTTCAGTGACCTGAGAGCGCACATATTAGCATCACAG GCTGTCGACCAACAACAACGCCTTTCCCAATGCTTTGATAAGCTGATGACCGATGTCAACAGGAACTTGGAACCTAAGAACCGAGACAGATTCACTCAAAATCTGACTACATTTAGACATGATTTCCGGATGAAGTAA
- the LOC112888786 gene encoding exportin-7-A isoform X2, which yields MSSMESLAQLEVLCEKLYNSRDSAERAHAESTLKCFSENSEYISQCQYILDNASTPYALMLASSSLLKQVSDRSLSLQLRLDIRSYVINYLASRGPKLQNFVIVSLIQLVCRITKFGWFDDDRFRETVKEATDFLGLASQDHYFIGLKILNNLVTEMNQPNPAMPMTHHRKIASSFKDQFLLQIFQISLTSLNQLKSEAPDDFGHVPLDLALKCLSFDFVGSPVDESSEEFGTVQLPASWRPLLQDPSTVQIFFDYYKVNDSRVSKEALECLVRLASVRRSIFVEDPARSQFLSHLMSGTKEILQTGQGLADHDNYHEFCRLLGRFKVNYQLAELLSVEFYGEWIGLVAEFTTRSLLSWQWASNSVYYLLSLWSRLVTSVPYLKGETPSLLDETVPKITEGFITSRINSVQAILADNSLENPLDSVEVLQDQLEFLPYLCRFQYQNSSLYIINIMEPLLQAYTERSRLPAPGDADELSVIEGQIAWMVHIIAAILKIRQTVGVSQESQELIDAELSARVLKLISMTDTGAHAQRYKELSKQRLDRAILIFVQNFRRSYVGDQAMHSSKLYTRLSELLGLNDHLVLLNVIIGKIATNLKCYAECEDVIDHTLSLFLELASGYMTGKLLLKLESVKFIIASHSQENFPFLAEYRCSRSRTTFYYILGSLVFMEDSPVKFRTFMEPLQQVAFNLEATPDAAFWNDVAKRAFIGWMRDLRGIAMATNSRKTYGLLFDWLYPSRMPLLLRAITLWADEPEVTTPLLKFMCEFVLNKAQRLTFDSASPNGILLFREVSKIIVAYGSRILLLPNGTDIYGSKYKGIWISLTVLSRALCGNYVNFGVFELYGDRALADALDISLKMTLSVPLSDVLAFRKLSKAYFGYMEVLFNNHIKFVLNLDTNTFVHIVSSLESGLKGLDTGISTQCASAIDSLAAFYFNNITAGDTPPSPAALNLARHIGEFPSLFPQILRTLFEIILFEDAGNQWSLSRPILSLIMTSEQMFSDLRAHILASQAVDQQQRLSQCFDKLMTDVNRNLEPKNRDRFTQNLTTFRHDFRMK from the exons ATGTCATCAATGGAGAGCCTAGCACAGTTAGAGGTGCTGTGTGAAAAGCTTTATAATTCTAGAGACTCGGCTGAGAGAGCGCATGCAGAAAGCACCCTCAAGTGCTTCTCAGAGAACAGCGAGTACATTTCACAGTGTCAATACATTTTGGACAATGCTTCAACTCCATACGCTCTGATGTTGGCGAGTTCAAGCTTGTTGAAGCAAGTTTCGGACCGCAGTCTTTCTTTGCAGCTCCGCCTCGATATAC GGAGTTATGTCATAAACTATCTTGCTTCAAGGGGGCCCAAATTGCAGAACTTTGTCATTGTGTCCCTAATTCAGCTGGTTTGTCGAATCACAAAATTTGGATGGTTTGATGATGACAGATTCAGAGAGACTGTGAAGGAAGCAACGGATTTCTTAGGTCTT GCATCTCAGGATCATTATTTCATAGGATTGAAGATACTAAACAATCTCGTAACAGAAATGAACCAG CCAAACCCTGCGATGCCTATGACACATCATAGGAAAATTGCGAGCTCATTCAAGGACCAGTTCCTTCTACAGATTTTCCAAATTTCACTAACCTCACTAAACCAACTGAAGAGTGAAG CTCCGGATGACTTTGGACATGTTCCTCTTGACCTTGCATTGAAGTGCTTGTCATTTGACTTTGTTGGTTCTCCAGTGGACGAAAGCTCTGAAGAATTTGGAACGGTGCAG CTTCCTGCATCTTGGAGGCCTCTCCTACAAGATCCTTCCACTGTCCAGATCTTTTTTGATTACTACAAAGTTAATGACTCACGTGTTTCTAAAGAG GCTTTGGAATGTCTGGTGCGACTTGCTTCTGTCAGGCGCAGTATTTTTGTTGAGGACCCTGCAAGGTCCCAGTTTCTTTCTCATCTGATGTCAGGCACAAAGGAAATACTTCAAACTGGCCAAG GTCTTGCTGATCATGACAACTACCATGAGTTCTGCCGTCTTTTGGGACGTTTCAAAGTGAACTACCAG CTGGCAGAGCTTCTGAGTGTTGAGTTTTATGGTGAATGGATTGGTCTAGTAGCTGAATTTACAACTAGATCCTTGCTGTCATGGCAG TGGGCCAGCAATAGTGTCTACTATCTTCTAAGTCTTTGGTCAAGGCTGGTGACATCTGTGCCTTACTTGAAAGGTGAAACGCCAAGTCTGCTTGATGAAACCGTTCCCAAAATCACAGAGGGTTTCATCACTTCTAGAATTAATTCTGTTCAG GCCATCCTTGCTGACAACTCATTGGAAAATCCTTTGGATAGCGTGGAAGTTCTCCAGGACCAGTTGGAGTTTCTTCCTTACCTTTGCAGATTCCAG TACCAAAACAGTAGTCTGTACATCATAAACATCATGGAACCTCTTCTGCAAGCTTACACG GAAAGGTCAAGATTACCCGCTCCTGGAGATGCTGATGAGCTCTCTGTCATTGAAGGACAAATTGCATGGATGGTCCACATAATTGCAGCCATTCTCAAAATTAGGCAGACCGTTGGTGTTAG CCAAGAATCACAAGAATTAATTGATGCAGAACTATCTGCCCGTGTGTTAAAGTTGATAAGTATGACTGATACAGGGGCCCACGCACAG AGATACAAAGAATTAAGTAAGCAAAGGCTTGATCGAGCTATTCTAATCTTTGTGCAAAATTTCAGAAGGTCATATGTAGGAGACCAAGCCATGCATTCTTCAAAG TTGTATACAAGATTGTCTGAGCTTCTAGGGCTGAATGACCATTTAGTTTTACTCAATGTTATCATTGGGAAAATTGCTACAAATCTGAAGTGCTATGCTGAG TGTGAGGATGTTATTGATCATACTCTGTCCCTATTCCTGGAGCTTGCATCTGG CTATATGACTGGAAAGCTGCTGCTCAAGCTGGAGAGTGTAAAGTTCATCATCGCAAGTCATTCT CAGGAGAATTTCCCATTTCTTGCAGAGTACAGATGTTCCCGTAGTAGAACTACGTTCTATTACATCCTTGGCTCCTTAGTCTTCATGGAAGACAGCCCTGTAAAATTCAGGACTTTCATGGAACCACTTCAGCAG GTTGCATTTAACCTGGAGGCAACTCCTGATGCTGCTTTCTGGAATGATGTTGCTAAGCGTGCATTTATTGGTTGGATGAGAGATCTACGAGGCATTGCGATGGCCACCAACAG CCGCAAGACCTATGGCCTCCTATTTGACTGGCTGTATCCATCTCGCATGCCACTTCTGTTGAGAGCCATCACACTGTGGGCAGATGAACCAGAG GTCACCACACCCTTGCTCAAGTTCATGTGTGAATTTGTTTTGAACAAAGCTCAAAGGTTGACATTTGATTCAGCATCACCAAATGGAATCCTTTTGTTCCGAGAGGTTAGCAAGATAATTGTGGCTTACGGGTCGCGAATTCTATTGCTTCCCAATGGCACAGATATTTATGGAAGTAAATACAAAGGCATATGGATCTCTCTGACTGTTCTTTCAAGGG CTTTGTGTGGGAACTATGTCAATTTTGGTGTATTTGAGCTCTATGGTGACAGAGCACTTGCAGATGCCCTTGATATATCTCTAAAGATGACCCTCTCAGTTCCATTATCTGATGTATTGGCATTCAGAAAG CTGTCGAAAGCATACTTTGGATATATGGAAGTTCTGTTCAACAACCATATCAAGTTTGTTCTCAATTTGGACACAAACACATTCGTACATATTGTCAGCTCTCTTGAGTCTGGCTTAAAAGGTCTAGATACAGGGATATCAACACAG TGTGCTTCTGCCATTGACAGCCTGGCAGCCTTTTATTTCAACAACATTACAGCTGGTGACACACCTCCGTCACCAGCTGCATTAAATCTCGCTCGGCATATTGGAGAGTTCCCTAGTTTGTTTCCTCAG ATACTGAGGACACTTTTTGAGATCATCCTCTTTGAGGATGCTGGTAACCAGTGGAGTCTCAGTAGGCCAATATTGAGCTTGATAATGACTAGTGAACAG ATGTTCAGTGACCTGAGAGCGCACATATTAGCATCACAG GCTGTCGACCAACAACAACGCCTTTCCCAATGCTTTGATAAGCTGATGACCGATGTCAACAGGAACTTGGAACCTAAGAACCGAGACAGATTCACTCAAAATCTGACTACATTTAGACATGATTTCCGGATGAAGTAA